A single genomic interval of Lacrimispora sphenoides JCM 1415 harbors:
- a CDS encoding phosphopentomutase: MKRFKRIFVVVIDSLGIGAMNNAAEYGDEGSDTLGHIDAAVDHLNLPNLEKLGLGNLRSLKHVKPVAEPKAYYGKLNEASVGKDTMTGHWEMMGLYITKPFQTFTETGFPKELLDELEKRTGHKIVGNKSASGTEIMDELGEHQIATGDMIVYTSADSVLQICANEETFGLQELYRCCEIARELTLRDEWKVGRVIARPYVGRKKGEFKRTPNRHDYALKPFGTTALNVLKDAGLDVISVGKIYDIFDGEGLTEGNKSQSSVHGMEQTIEIAKREFNGLCFVNLVDFDALWGHRRDPIGYGAELERFDEKLGELLPLLNDDDLLLITADHGNDPTFKGSDHTKEQVPFLAYSASYANCEELKEQNTFAVIGATVLDNFGLQKAQDMIGESIEELL, translated from the coding sequence ATGAAACGATTTAAACGTATATTTGTAGTTGTAATTGATTCTTTAGGAATAGGTGCTATGAACAATGCCGCCGAATACGGCGATGAGGGCAGCGATACCCTGGGCCATATTGATGCTGCAGTGGATCATCTTAATCTGCCTAATTTGGAAAAGCTTGGTTTGGGAAACCTGCGTTCCTTAAAGCATGTAAAGCCAGTAGCTGAGCCTAAGGCTTATTATGGAAAACTTAATGAAGCCAGTGTGGGAAAGGACACCATGACAGGTCATTGGGAAATGATGGGACTTTACATTACAAAGCCTTTCCAAACGTTTACGGAAACAGGTTTTCCAAAAGAACTGCTTGATGAACTGGAAAAACGCACCGGACACAAGATTGTCGGAAATAAATCCGCCAGCGGTACGGAAATCATGGATGAACTGGGAGAGCATCAGATTGCTACCGGGGACATGATCGTTTACACTTCTGCAGATTCCGTGTTACAGATCTGTGCCAATGAGGAGACCTTTGGCTTGCAGGAGCTTTACCGCTGCTGTGAGATTGCAAGAGAGCTTACCTTAAGGGATGAATGGAAGGTAGGCAGGGTCATTGCAAGACCTTATGTCGGCAGGAAGAAAGGCGAGTTTAAAAGAACTCCAAACCGCCATGATTATGCCTTAAAGCCTTTTGGAACCACTGCTCTTAATGTATTAAAGGATGCAGGCCTGGATGTGATCAGCGTAGGAAAGATCTATGATATTTTCGATGGCGAAGGGCTTACAGAAGGCAATAAATCCCAAAGCAGTGTTCATGGCATGGAACAGACCATAGAGATCGCGAAAAGAGAATTTAACGGTCTATGCTTCGTGAACCTGGTTGATTTTGATGCCCTGTGGGGACACCGCCGGGATCCGATTGGCTACGGAGCTGAATTAGAACGGTTTGATGAAAAGCTGGGAGAGCTTTTACCGCTTCTAAATGATGATGATCTGCTTCTGATTACGGCAGACCATGGCAATGATCCCACCTTTAAGGGAAGCGACCATACAAAGGAACAGGTGCCTTTCCTGGCCTATTCGGCTTCTTATGCCAACTGCGAAGAATTAAAGGAACAGAATACATTTGCAGTGATCGGAGCAACGGTGTTGGATAATTTCGGTTTGCAAAAAGCTCAGGATATGATTGGAGAGTCAATAGAGGAATTGCTTTAG
- a CDS encoding sigma 54-interacting transcriptional regulator, giving the protein MKKSIAVIALDPFAGKAYAQQVRSVFGERAVVRNYSMMDGTAANMEPCDLYMGSTDAFDAMGNTNRYIPSDAQRMEIQVTYFKEAVRRLEEIPKGTKVIFVNITEVMAREAVTQLEQLGITHLKFILYAPGSKLTDMAEIAVTPDEERYVPSGIPTIINLGQRTCSADTMIEAAFRLGFDDLLEEATFKQYQESVCTNTYYFDQMFNRSRRLESQFDILMEVLDQGVIAVNEHGEIYAINKNAADITRVPENLSLTNMGEEVFPYIPFRKCLEEKKETNPQVVRVAGNLVSLYVRPVLRRDVCIGAFAILQKFNEMERRQNELRVQLMKKGQGHRAKYCFDDVIGESDLILKTKFILNKMAGTESPVLLIGETGTGKELFAHSVHNASKRRDQPFVAINCGAMPENLLESELFGYEEGAFTGAKKGGRPGLFEFAHQGTLFLDEVEGMSPALQVKLLRVLQEREIMRVGGNQIIHVDVRIVAATNEELEQKVAVGTFRQDLYYRLNALPVLIPPLRKRAEDVFLILDSFRKELGGKFRLNDDIKELFRQYQWPGNIRELRNVVDYLCFTGHTVITIDDLPPVFRIGKYCEEAGEIKDAELKLYAADQPLQYQNASHMPTEQERVILEILYNAERTGQSIGRDKILLEAQKRKVKLTQPQVRKILGRLEENGYVIVARGRGGSSITKKGVDWITN; this is encoded by the coding sequence ATGAAAAAAAGTATTGCGGTTATTGCACTAGACCCTTTTGCGGGAAAAGCATATGCGCAGCAGGTTCGGTCGGTGTTTGGGGAACGGGCTGTTGTACGAAATTATAGCATGATGGATGGAACGGCAGCGAATATGGAACCGTGCGATTTGTATATGGGCTCGACAGATGCTTTTGATGCCATGGGGAATACGAATCGATATATTCCGTCAGATGCACAGCGGATGGAAATTCAGGTTACTTATTTTAAAGAAGCTGTACGCCGTTTGGAAGAAATTCCGAAGGGAACAAAAGTCATTTTTGTTAATATCACTGAGGTTATGGCCAGGGAAGCGGTAACACAGCTGGAACAGCTGGGGATAACCCATTTAAAGTTTATACTCTATGCGCCGGGAAGCAAGCTGACAGATATGGCAGAGATTGCGGTTACTCCGGATGAAGAGCGTTATGTGCCAAGCGGAATTCCCACAATTATAAATTTGGGACAGAGAACCTGCTCTGCCGATACCATGATTGAAGCCGCCTTCAGGCTGGGTTTTGACGATTTACTGGAAGAAGCCACGTTTAAACAGTATCAGGAATCGGTATGCACCAACACCTATTATTTTGACCAGATGTTCAATCGTTCCAGGAGATTGGAGAGTCAGTTTGATATTCTCATGGAAGTACTTGATCAGGGAGTGATCGCGGTAAATGAACATGGAGAAATATATGCAATCAACAAAAATGCAGCCGATATCACCCGTGTTCCTGAAAATCTTAGTCTTACAAACATGGGGGAAGAAGTATTCCCTTATATCCCGTTCCGGAAATGCTTAGAGGAGAAAAAGGAGACGAATCCTCAAGTTGTGAGGGTTGCAGGAAATCTGGTAAGCCTTTATGTGCGGCCGGTGTTAAGGCGGGATGTCTGTATTGGTGCTTTTGCCATCTTGCAGAAGTTTAATGAGATGGAGCGCCGGCAAAACGAACTTCGGGTTCAATTGATGAAAAAGGGCCAGGGACATAGAGCCAAATATTGTTTTGATGATGTGATTGGAGAGTCCGATCTTATCTTAAAGACTAAATTCATCTTAAATAAAATGGCCGGCACAGAATCTCCGGTATTGTTAATTGGGGAAACAGGAACCGGTAAAGAACTGTTTGCACATTCCGTCCATAATGCGTCAAAGCGCAGGGATCAGCCTTTTGTGGCAATTAACTGTGGGGCTATGCCGGAGAATTTATTGGAAAGTGAGCTGTTTGGTTATGAAGAAGGAGCTTTTACCGGCGCGAAAAAGGGAGGCCGCCCAGGTTTATTTGAGTTCGCACATCAAGGGACACTGTTTTTAGATGAAGTGGAAGGCATGAGCCCTGCGCTGCAGGTAAAGCTGCTGCGTGTTTTGCAGGAACGAGAAATCATGCGGGTTGGCGGAAATCAAATTATTCATGTTGATGTGCGGATCGTTGCTGCAACAAATGAAGAGCTTGAGCAAAAGGTAGCGGTAGGTACGTTCCGGCAGGATCTTTATTACAGACTGAACGCATTGCCGGTGTTAATCCCTCCGCTGCGAAAGAGAGCGGAAGATGTATTCTTAATTCTGGATAGTTTTCGTAAAGAACTTGGAGGAAAATTCCGTTTAAATGATGATATCAAGGAGTTATTTCGCCAATACCAGTGGCCGGGAAACATACGGGAACTGCGTAATGTCGTAGATTATTTGTGCTTTACCGGGCATACCGTCATAACAATTGATGATTTACCTCCGGTTTTTCGTATAGGTAAATACTGCGAAGAGGCGGGTGAGATAAAAGATGCTGAACTGAAACTGTACGCCGCAGATCAGCCGCTTCAGTACCAGAATGCATCACATATGCCTACCGAACAGGAACGGGTGATTCTGGAGATTCTTTACAATGCAGAACGTACAGGACAGTCCATTGGACGGGATAAAATACTGTTGGAGGCGCAGAAGCGCAAGGTAAAGTTGACTCAGCCCCAGGTGCGTAAAATATTAGGCAGATTAGAGGAAAACGGCTACGTAATTGTTGCAAGGGGCAGAGGCGGAAGTAGCATTACCAAAAAAGGAGTCGATTGGATAACCAATTAA
- a CDS encoding winged helix-turn-helix transcriptional regulator, whose product MKIRDEYTCPLELTHDITKGKWKPIILWQLGKGVMSLTQLEKDIKGINQKMLLEHLKELMDYGMIGKHSFEGYPLKVEYFLTERGKMLLEAVTIMQSIGIDIMKENNMTDLLKENGFIN is encoded by the coding sequence ATGAAAATACGCGATGAATACACATGCCCTTTGGAATTGACACATGATATTACGAAAGGCAAGTGGAAACCAATCATTTTATGGCAGCTGGGGAAGGGAGTTATGTCTTTGACCCAGCTTGAAAAAGACATTAAAGGCATTAATCAGAAAATGCTTCTTGAGCATCTGAAAGAGCTTATGGATTACGGAATGATAGGCAAGCATTCTTTTGAAGGATATCCGCTAAAAGTTGAATATTTTTTGACCGAACGCGGCAAAATGCTGTTGGAGGCCGTCACAATCATGCAAAGCATAGGCATTGACATCATGAAAGAAAACAATATGACTGACCTTTTAAAAGAAAACGGGTTTATAAACTGA
- a CDS encoding MalY/PatB family protein yields the protein MKYNFDIVVDRSENRAGKYDERQKKFGTADVIPLWVADMDFQTAQPIINACVEKAMEGIWGYTYRPDSYFDAILSWQFRRHGWKIDKEKVSWSLGVVPALSSIVKVFTRKGDSIMIQTPVYSEFYDITEAWERNVVENQLVEQDGKWTIDFADFEEKAKDPNVKIFLLCSPHNPLGIVWTKEQLQKMFEICHANDVLMVSDEIHSDLVFHGKKHIPTAMISETARDHVISCISGTKTFNLAGLQASTNVFPNLEMKAAFDKFWMNLDIHRNNAFSSVAMEAAFNEGEEWLEQLLPYLSENFEFIRDYCEKYIPKIKPNVPDATYLVWLDCRELGMNNERLRKFMIEEAKLGLNEGYTFGRSLSGYMRLNAACPRSVLEIAMKQLEDAVNRL from the coding sequence ATGAAGTATAATTTTGACATCGTAGTTGACCGAAGTGAAAACCGCGCTGGAAAATACGATGAGAGGCAAAAAAAGTTTGGTACCGCGGATGTGATTCCGCTTTGGGTCGCAGATATGGATTTCCAAACGGCACAGCCAATCATCAATGCATGCGTGGAAAAAGCAATGGAAGGGATCTGGGGATATACATATCGGCCTGACTCTTATTTTGATGCAATACTAAGCTGGCAGTTCCGCAGGCATGGCTGGAAGATTGACAAGGAAAAAGTAAGCTGGAGCCTGGGAGTTGTACCTGCACTGTCTTCAATTGTCAAGGTATTTACCAGGAAAGGGGATTCCATTATGATTCAGACTCCCGTGTATTCTGAGTTCTACGATATCACAGAGGCATGGGAAAGAAACGTAGTTGAAAACCAACTGGTTGAACAGGATGGAAAATGGACAATTGATTTTGCAGATTTTGAGGAGAAAGCAAAAGACCCGAATGTGAAAATCTTTCTTTTGTGCAGCCCCCATAATCCTCTTGGGATCGTCTGGACGAAAGAGCAGCTGCAGAAGATGTTTGAGATTTGCCATGCCAATGACGTGCTGATGGTTTCTGACGAAATACATTCTGATCTGGTGTTCCATGGCAAGAAACATATTCCAACCGCTATGATATCAGAAACGGCCAGAGATCATGTCATAAGTTGTATTTCTGGTACAAAAACATTTAATCTTGCAGGATTACAGGCGTCAACGAATGTTTTCCCGAACCTGGAGATGAAGGCGGCTTTTGATAAGTTCTGGATGAATTTAGACATTCACAGGAATAATGCATTCAGCTCCGTAGCCATGGAAGCGGCGTTTAACGAGGGGGAAGAGTGGTTAGAACAACTGCTTCCATATCTCTCTGAAAACTTTGAGTTTATCAGAGATTATTGTGAGAAGTACATTCCTAAAATCAAACCCAATGTACCGGATGCTACTTATCTGGTATGGCTGGATTGCAGGGAATTGGGAATGAATAATGAAAGATTAAGAAAATTTATGATTGAAGAAGCAAAATTGGGATTAAATGAAGGCTATACCTTTGGCCGGAGCCTTTCCGGCTATATGAGGTTAAATGCAGCATGTCCGAGAAGCGTGCTGGAAATAGCCATGAAACAGCTGGAGGATGCGGTAAATCGTCTTTAA
- a CDS encoding 1-aminocyclopropane-1-carboxylate deaminase/D-cysteine desulfhydrase: protein MVLGQEKVSLLNLPTPLEFLKNISEELGIQMYIKRDDMTGLGMGGNKLRKLEYILKEAQNKGATMLITEGGVQTNHGRLTAAVAAKHNMRCAIVAIGDYPGELSANLLLDRLMGAEVIIKKDDGRPSLDQYKELVGDTIKKYEAQGEIVYYIPLGGSDDVGILGYYECAVELTKQAAAMGIGDARVISAVGSLGTYMGLYCGFHNEDSGLELTGVAISPFDDYKEHSIVELFDSVKEKYGMKISAGQKDFDIEKDYVRGGYNLPSKEVRDAVRLMAGKEAILLDPCYTGKCFAAIIDMVKEGKIKKGEKIIMIHTGGAPGLYTKHHRVEFEKELIDGVTILE, encoded by the coding sequence ATGGTTTTAGGTCAAGAGAAAGTCTCATTATTGAATTTACCCACTCCTTTGGAGTTTCTTAAAAATATATCAGAAGAATTAGGGATCCAAATGTATATTAAGCGTGATGATATGACTGGTCTGGGCATGGGAGGTAATAAGCTTCGAAAGCTGGAGTATATTTTAAAAGAAGCACAAAACAAAGGGGCGACCATGCTTATCACTGAGGGCGGCGTACAAACAAATCATGGCCGTTTGACAGCGGCTGTGGCAGCTAAGCACAATATGAGGTGTGCGATTGTTGCAATTGGGGATTACCCAGGAGAATTGTCGGCAAACTTACTGTTGGACCGGTTAATGGGCGCTGAAGTAATCATTAAAAAGGATGACGGCCGTCCATCTCTTGATCAGTATAAAGAGTTGGTTGGGGACACAATTAAAAAATATGAAGCTCAGGGAGAGATTGTTTATTACATACCCCTTGGTGGCTCTGATGATGTCGGTATCCTGGGGTACTATGAATGTGCAGTTGAACTTACAAAGCAGGCGGCTGCCATGGGAATCGGAGATGCACGGGTTATTTCTGCAGTAGGCAGCTTAGGGACCTATATGGGTTTATATTGTGGATTCCATAATGAAGACTCCGGCCTGGAATTAACCGGTGTGGCGATTTCTCCCTTTGATGATTACAAAGAGCATAGTATTGTTGAACTGTTTGACAGCGTCAAAGAAAAATATGGAATGAAAATAAGTGCTGGACAAAAAGATTTTGATATTGAAAAAGATTATGTCCGGGGCGGATACAATCTTCCTTCAAAGGAGGTAAGAGATGCGGTACGTCTGATGGCAGGAAAAGAAGCCATCCTGCTCGACCCCTGTTACACAGGAAAATGTTTTGCCGCGATCATTGATATGGTTAAGGAAGGGAAAATCAAAAAAGGTGAGAAGATCATCATGATCCATACAGGAGGAGCGCCGGGATTATACACGAAGCATCATAGGGTGGAATTTGAAAAGGAATTAATTGATGGGGTTACAATTCTTGAATGA
- a CDS encoding glutaredoxin: MKITIIGSHLCPDTLYALNKLIDRKASVDFKNLSADLKDLKAYLAARESEPAYEAVKENGDIGIPFFILEDGTKTLDLDEVLEKL, translated from the coding sequence ATGAAAATAACAATAATTGGAAGCCACTTATGTCCTGACACTCTGTACGCATTGAATAAGCTGATTGATAGGAAAGCCAGCGTAGATTTTAAAAATTTATCAGCGGATTTAAAGGATTTAAAAGCATATCTTGCTGCACGTGAATCGGAACCGGCATATGAAGCGGTTAAAGAGAATGGTGATATTGGAATTCCATTTTTTATTCTTGAAGACGGAACTAAAACCTTAGACTTAGATGAGGTATTGGAAAAACTGTAA
- a CDS encoding serine dehydratase subunit alpha family protein — MDTKDLRYTTYVQILKEELVPAMGCTEPIALGYGAAKAREVLGSLPDKVEVHVSYNIIKNVKSVVVPNTDGLKGIEAAVAAGIVAGDASKHLEVISVVSNDKKSEIKDFVNHVPITVKAIDGELTFDIVIVLFQGNEYVKLRIAQYHTNIILIEKNGETLFNLEASCDPGSVNSFEKTLEVGLTDKSLLNLNDIIEFADSLQVNDIKGILDPQINYNMAIAEEGLKNDYGANIGSTWLASYGNDVRNRAIAKAAAGSDARMSGCELPVIINSGSGNQGITVSVPVIEYANDLEVTRDKLYRALALANLVSIHEKTGIGRLSAYCGAVSAGCAAACGIAYLFGGGFEEIAHTLVNSVVITSGMICDGAKPSCAGKIATSIMAGLLGHDMFKNGEQQFRSGEGIINRDVEETIRNVGRLGKEGMRETDREIVKIMIGE, encoded by the coding sequence ATGGATACGAAAGATTTACGTTATACAACATATGTGCAGATTTTAAAAGAAGAGTTAGTACCGGCAATGGGATGTACGGAACCGATTGCCTTAGGATATGGTGCGGCAAAAGCAAGAGAGGTGCTTGGCAGCTTACCCGATAAAGTAGAAGTACATGTAAGCTATAATATTATTAAAAATGTAAAAAGCGTTGTGGTACCTAATACGGATGGCTTAAAGGGAATTGAGGCAGCAGTAGCAGCAGGAATTGTTGCAGGTGACGCTTCCAAGCATCTGGAGGTTATTTCCGTAGTTAGTAACGATAAAAAGTCAGAGATAAAAGACTTTGTGAATCATGTGCCAATTACGGTAAAAGCGATAGACGGAGAACTGACGTTTGACATCGTGATTGTTTTATTTCAAGGGAATGAGTATGTAAAACTGAGAATCGCCCAATATCATACAAATATCATATTGATTGAGAAAAATGGAGAAACATTATTTAATTTGGAAGCCAGCTGTGATCCAGGGAGCGTAAATAGCTTTGAAAAGACTCTGGAGGTGGGTTTAACAGATAAAAGCCTGCTAAACTTAAACGATATAATCGAATTTGCTGATTCTCTGCAGGTCAATGATATAAAAGGCATATTAGACCCTCAAATCAATTACAACATGGCGATTGCTGAAGAGGGGTTAAAGAATGATTATGGCGCAAACATAGGAAGTACCTGGCTGGCCTCTTACGGAAATGATGTCCGTAACCGCGCAATTGCCAAGGCAGCGGCCGGCAGTGATGCAAGAATGAGCGGCTGTGAACTACCGGTAATCATTAACTCCGGCAGCGGTAATCAGGGGATCACGGTTTCAGTACCCGTGATTGAGTATGCAAATGATTTGGAGGTAACAAGGGATAAATTATATCGTGCCCTTGCTCTTGCAAACCTGGTATCCATCCATGAAAAGACTGGAATTGGCCGTTTGTCAGCTTATTGCGGCGCTGTCAGTGCTGGCTGTGCTGCCGCTTGCGGTATCGCCTATCTGTTTGGCGGCGGATTTGAGGAGATAGCACATACTCTTGTAAATTCTGTTGTCATTACATCTGGCATGATCTGTGACGGAGCCAAGCCTTCCTGTGCAGGGAAAATAGCCACCAGCATTATGGCAGGGCTCTTAGGCCATGACATGTTTAAAAATGGGGAGCAACAGTTCCGTTCTGGTGAAGGAATTATTAACCGTGATGTTGAGGAGACCATACGTAATGTCGGGCGGCTTGGCAAGGAAGGAATGCGTGAGACGGACCGCGAAATTGTTAAGATCATGATTGGCGAGTAA
- a CDS encoding dicarboxylate/amino acid:cation symporter, whose amino-acid sequence MNKKDIWKSYRFPILLVLGILIGSGFGLVAGEKAAIVKPLGDIFLNLMFTIVVPMVMVSISSAVGSMVNMKRLGSILVNLIVVFIGTGAVAAVLVLFAVNIFPPAASTSIAMGASEVGEATAVGDMIVGALTVSDFPELLSRQNMLPLIIFSVMFGFCVSACGGDESPVGKMLINLNNVIMKMVNLIMKFAPIGLGAYFANLVGEFGPSLIGDYGRSMILYYPLCLIYVVIFFPLYSYMAGGKEAVRRMLKFVPTPALTAFATQSSMAALPVNLDACDKMGVPKDIREIVLPMGATMHMDGSVLSSIVKIAFLFGVFHQPFTGVGTYAMSIVVAILSAFVLSGAPGGGLVGEMLIVGLFGFPPEAFPLIATLGFLFDPAATCLNSSGDAIASMMVARMVEGKEWINDRLTSNNKEFVEKSDIIA is encoded by the coding sequence ATGAATAAAAAAGATATCTGGAAAAGCTATCGGTTCCCGATCCTGTTGGTGCTGGGAATCCTGATCGGATCTGGTTTTGGATTGGTTGCAGGTGAGAAGGCTGCAATTGTTAAACCGCTTGGTGATATTTTCCTTAACTTGATGTTTACAATCGTTGTTCCGATGGTTATGGTTTCTATTTCCAGTGCTGTGGGAAGCATGGTAAATATGAAACGCCTTGGTAGTATTTTAGTGAATCTTATCGTTGTTTTTATCGGCACTGGCGCTGTCGCAGCTGTGCTGGTTCTGTTTGCAGTGAATATTTTCCCGCCTGCAGCAAGCACATCAATTGCTATGGGGGCATCGGAAGTCGGAGAAGCTACCGCTGTTGGTGACATGATTGTCGGAGCTCTTACTGTTTCTGATTTCCCGGAACTTTTAAGCCGTCAGAACATGCTTCCGTTGATTATTTTTTCTGTCATGTTTGGATTCTGTGTAAGTGCATGCGGCGGTGACGAGAGTCCTGTCGGAAAAATGCTTATAAACTTAAACAATGTCATCATGAAGATGGTCAATTTAATCATGAAATTTGCTCCGATTGGTCTGGGTGCATATTTTGCCAACTTAGTAGGAGAGTTTGGGCCAAGTTTGATTGGTGATTACGGCCGTTCCATGATTTTGTATTATCCACTCTGCTTAATTTATGTTGTAATATTCTTCCCGTTATATTCCTATATGGCAGGTGGAAAAGAAGCGGTTCGCCGTATGTTGAAATTTGTTCCCACTCCTGCATTGACGGCTTTCGCAACTCAAAGCTCAATGGCTGCTCTGCCTGTAAATCTGGACGCTTGTGACAAAATGGGAGTTCCAAAGGATATTAGAGAGATTGTTCTTCCAATGGGAGCGACCATGCATATGGACGGTTCGGTATTATCTTCCATTGTTAAGATTGCATTTTTGTTTGGAGTGTTTCATCAACCGTTCACAGGAGTTGGTACTTATGCGATGTCAATTGTCGTAGCGATTTTGTCTGCATTTGTATTATCCGGAGCGCCGGGGGGAGGTCTGGTAGGCGAAATGCTGATTGTCGGTTTGTTTGGATTTCCACCAGAAGCATTTCCGTTAATTGCGACCTTGGGTTTCCTGTTTGACCCTGCCGCAACCTGCTTAAATTCATCTGGTGATGCCATTGCATCCATGATGGTAGCCAGAATGGTTGAAGGAAAAGAATGGATTAATGATCGCTTAACAAGTAATAACAAAGAATTCGTTGAAAAATCAGATATTATTGCATAA
- the rpoN gene encoding RNA polymerase factor sigma-54, with the protein MKHKLTVEQRQLLSQNQISSLELLALCNCELNRYMEHEYMENPLLEQINSRAESYTQEDYQAWYQSNYCKPLKNTAVFLEEGNESSSQEFDASNTKNIYTYIYEQLELERYTDKQLSVIDFLIQCLDRNGFIDLEVPEIAQLTGVNEQVIKGCLSDLKKLEPYGIFAKNLAECLLIQIEILGLDDEILKNMITNHLTDISQGKISSITRALDISSAQARRYIALISTLNPRPLQGFGENEKQYIVPDVIVTMGPDGKWNIEINDNWCGDYQLNDYYLQMMAEVKEQELFEYFKKKLERAKFLIHAVEQRRKTIILITNAILEEQDEFFRYSGKLKPCTMTQMSEKLSVSTSTISRAVKDKYLQFPAGCILMKNLFSASVPVSGGSLINSDGVKELIRELVNEENKEKPYSDSKLAELLSEKGCRLSRRVIAKYREEMGISGSFERKMKNDMNKRVN; encoded by the coding sequence ATGAAACATAAATTAACGGTTGAACAACGTCAGCTGCTATCTCAAAACCAGATATCTTCACTGGAATTGCTTGCATTATGCAATTGCGAGCTGAACCGGTATATGGAACATGAATATATGGAAAATCCTTTACTGGAACAAATAAATTCCAGAGCCGAATCTTATACTCAGGAAGATTATCAAGCGTGGTATCAGTCAAATTACTGCAAGCCTTTAAAAAATACTGCAGTTTTTTTAGAGGAAGGCAATGAGAGCAGCAGCCAGGAGTTTGATGCTTCAAATACGAAAAATATTTATACCTATATTTATGAGCAGCTGGAGTTAGAACGTTACACGGATAAACAATTAAGTGTTATTGATTTTTTAATTCAATGCCTGGATCGTAATGGGTTTATCGATTTGGAAGTTCCGGAGATTGCACAGTTAACCGGTGTGAATGAACAGGTGATCAAAGGCTGTTTATCAGATTTGAAAAAGTTGGAGCCATACGGTATTTTCGCAAAGAATCTGGCAGAATGCTTATTAATCCAGATCGAAATTCTGGGATTGGATGATGAAATTCTAAAAAATATGATCACAAATCATTTAACAGATATATCTCAGGGGAAGATCAGTTCAATCACCCGTGCGTTGGACATTTCATCGGCTCAGGCCAGAAGATATATTGCTCTTATAAGTACATTGAATCCAAGGCCGCTGCAGGGGTTTGGAGAGAACGAAAAGCAATATATTGTTCCGGATGTTATCGTTACTATGGGCCCGGATGGGAAATGGAATATAGAAATCAATGATAATTGGTGCGGCGACTATCAGTTAAATGATTACTATCTCCAGATGATGGCGGAAGTAAAAGAACAGGAGCTTTTTGAATACTTTAAGAAGAAGCTGGAGCGGGCGAAATTTCTCATTCATGCAGTGGAACAGAGGCGAAAGACGATTATCCTAATAACAAATGCAATATTGGAAGAGCAGGATGAGTTTTTCCGGTACTCCGGGAAGCTCAAACCGTGTACCATGACACAAATGTCAGAAAAGCTGTCAGTTAGTACCTCCACCATAAGCCGTGCTGTTAAGGATAAATATCTTCAGTTTCCCGCAGGCTGTATTCTGATGAAAAATTTATTTTCTGCGTCAGTTCCCGTGAGTGGCGGAAGCTTGATTAATTCGGATGGCGTCAAAGAATTAATACGTGAACTCGTGAATGAAGAGAACAAAGAAAAGCCGTATAGTGATTCAAAACTTGCAGAATTACTTAGTGAAAAAGGGTGCCGCCTTTCTCGCAGAGTTATCGCCAAATACCGGGAAGAGATGGGGATCTCAGGTAGTTTTGAACGGAAAATGAAAAATGATATGAATAAAAGAGTCAACTAA
- a CDS encoding pyridoxamine 5'-phosphate oxidase family protein: MRDAEKTIGNLIDKQGVSLISSLDDEGFPNAKAMLPPRKRVGIKTFYFTTNTSSIRVKQFRSNPKACIYFCDKRFFRGVMLKGTMEVLEDAASKEMIWQEGDTMYYPKGVTDPDYCVLKFIAQTGRYYANFSSENFMIE; the protein is encoded by the coding sequence ATGAGGGATGCAGAGAAAACGATCGGCAATTTGATTGACAAGCAGGGAGTTTCCTTAATAAGCTCTTTGGATGATGAGGGATTCCCCAATGCGAAAGCAATGCTGCCGCCAAGAAAACGGGTTGGGATTAAGACCTTTTATTTTACTACAAATACCTCTTCCATTCGTGTCAAGCAATTTCGCAGCAACCCAAAAGCATGTATCTATTTTTGTGACAAACGGTTTTTTCGCGGAGTTATGCTAAAGGGTACAATGGAGGTCTTAGAGGATGCAGCAAGCAAGGAAATGATCTGGCAAGAGGGAGATACCATGTATTATCCAAAAGGAGTTACGGATCCGGATTATTGTGTGCTGAAATTTATTGCCCAGACAGGCAGGTATTATGCTAACTTCAGTTCTGAAAACTTTATGATTGAATAG